A part of Helicobacter himalayensis genomic DNA contains:
- the murD gene encoding UDP-N-acetylmuramoyl-L-alanine--D-glutamate ligase has product MITILGLGVTTKPIVAFLNALGKKLRIYDLKFTHAQNDIFGNELLPMPQDSHLQDCTSQSTRESIADEIFHKILTLPNLQELDSFFLTSPGIAPLNPLILHAKKERALLSEYDFFYALLMREHKLSQAQIPANAWISGTNGKTTTTQMTTALLSHLGAQSGGNIGTPLCALYENKAPIWILETSSFALHYTHIAVPKVYALLPLSEDHITWHGSFENYISDKLSPLARMDSQSFAILPKELCAHKLCKNYQGRAYYYKDSKDLARAFGVKIESLRFSEPFLLDSLIAFGVARLLCDSGEIEVLNRFKIGAHRIEEFRDTQNRLWVDDSKGTNVDATIQALLRYQDSQILLILGGDDKGADLTPLFTTMQKIESKHKIKKSELHSRKSDTSQCAIKIFAIGSNAQKICELAHAYNLSAQNCENLKTAIDAIKLLHTTDYVALLSPAAASLDQFSSYKERGELFKRYALENQSNQNSPKDIL; this is encoded by the coding sequence ATGATTACAATACTTGGGCTAGGCGTTACCACAAAGCCGATTGTGGCGTTTTTGAACGCGCTTGGCAAAAAGCTACGAATCTATGATCTAAAATTTACGCATGCACAAAACGATATATTTGGTAATGAGCTGCTTCCTATGCCACAAGATTCTCATTTGCAAGATTGCACGTCACAAAGCACGCGGGAATCTATTGCAGATGAAATTTTTCATAAGATTCTCACCCTCCCAAACTTACAGGAGCTAGATTCTTTTTTTCTTACTTCACCGGGCATTGCGCCACTTAATCCCCTTATTTTGCACGCAAAAAAGGAGCGCGCGCTTTTAAGTGAGTATGATTTTTTCTACGCGCTTTTAATGCGAGAGCATAAACTTTCACAAGCGCAAATACCCGCAAATGCGTGGATTAGCGGAACGAATGGTAAAACCACGACTACGCAAATGACAACCGCGCTTTTATCACATTTGGGTGCGCAAAGCGGGGGAAATATTGGAACGCCACTTTGCGCGCTGTATGAAAATAAAGCGCCTATTTGGATTTTAGAAACCAGCTCTTTTGCCTTGCATTACACGCATATCGCCGTGCCAAAGGTGTATGCACTTTTGCCCTTAAGTGAGGATCATATCACATGGCATGGGAGTTTTGAAAATTACATTAGCGATAAATTAAGCCCTTTAGCGCGTATGGATTCTCAAAGTTTTGCGATTTTGCCAAAGGAGTTGTGTGCGCATAAGCTATGCAAAAACTATCAAGGCAGGGCGTATTATTATAAAGATTCTAAAGATTTGGCGCGCGCGTTTGGTGTGAAGATAGAATCTTTACGCTTTAGCGAGCCATTTTTGCTAGATTCTCTCATTGCTTTTGGTGTGGCGCGTTTGCTTTGTGATAGTGGGGAAATCGAAGTGTTAAATCGCTTTAAAATCGGTGCACATAGGATTGAGGAATTTAGAGATACTCAAAATCGCTTGTGGGTAGATGATAGCAAGGGCACAAATGTCGATGCGACCATCCAAGCACTTTTGCGCTATCAAGATTCTCAAATCTTGCTTATTTTAGGCGGTGATGATAAAGGCGCGGATTTAACCCCGCTTTTTACCACTATGCAAAAAATAGAATCCAAGCACAAAATAAAGAAAAGCGAACTTCACTCCCGCAAAAGTGATACATCTCAGTGCGCTATAAAAATCTTTGCTATCGGAAGTAATGCACAAAAAATCTGCGAGCTTGCGCACGCATACAATTTAAGCGCGCAAAATTGTGAGAATCTAAAAACTGCTATTGATGCAATCAAGCTTTTGCATACAACGGATTATGTGGCACTTTTAAGCCCAGCTGCTGCAAGTTTAGACCAATTTAGCTCTTACAAAGAGCGCGGCGAGCTTTTCAAACGCTATGCGTTAGAAAATCAATCAAACCAAAACTCACCAAAGGACATATTATGA
- the mraY gene encoding phospho-N-acetylmuramoyl-pentapeptide-transferase — protein MLYWFHALLHINLFQYITFRAGVAFFLSFVLCLVLMPYFIKWARAKKANQPISAFIPHEGKKNTPTMGGMVFVFCTIVASLFCMDISNAFALLGLAVLLGFSFIGGRDDYMKISLHSNAGMSAKVKMTLLLAFSFVFAFVLVQIGKGSELYVPFMKEPLFDMDSLACFDIFGLKIPILALLFWVLVFVATANAVNLTDGLDGLVSAPSIFALISLSVFVYIGGHIGLSSYLYYPRLANSGELVVVSCALMGALFGFLWYNCHPAEVFMGDSGSLAIGGFIAYMAIVSSNEVLLILIGIVFVFETLSVMLQVGSYKYRNKRIFLMAPIHHHFEKKGWAENKIIVRFWIISLLANIIALLTLKVR, from the coding sequence ATGCTATATTGGTTTCACGCGCTGCTACACATTAATTTATTTCAATATATCACTTTCCGAGCGGGCGTTGCGTTTTTTCTTTCTTTTGTTTTATGTCTAGTATTGATGCCTTATTTTATCAAGTGGGCGCGCGCAAAGAAGGCAAATCAGCCTATTTCTGCCTTTATCCCGCACGAGGGCAAGAAAAACACGCCAACAATGGGCGGTATGGTGTTTGTGTTTTGCACGATTGTAGCGAGCCTTTTTTGTATGGATATAAGTAATGCTTTTGCGTTGCTAGGGCTTGCGGTGTTGCTTGGATTTAGCTTTATTGGCGGAAGAGATGATTATATGAAAATCTCTTTGCATTCAAATGCTGGAATGAGTGCTAAAGTCAAAATGACGTTGCTTTTAGCTTTTAGCTTTGTTTTTGCGTTTGTCCTCGTGCAGATTGGCAAGGGAAGTGAATTGTATGTGCCATTTATGAAAGAGCCACTTTTTGATATGGATTCTCTAGCGTGCTTTGATATTTTTGGGCTGAAGATTCCAATTCTCGCGCTTTTGTTTTGGGTGCTTGTGTTTGTCGCCACTGCAAATGCTGTGAATCTTACCGATGGGCTTGATGGGCTTGTGAGCGCGCCGAGTATTTTTGCGCTTATTTCTCTAAGTGTGTTTGTGTATATTGGCGGGCATATCGGACTTTCCTCGTATTTGTATTATCCGCGTTTAGCAAATAGTGGGGAACTTGTGGTGGTGAGTTGTGCGCTTATGGGCGCACTTTTTGGCTTTTTGTGGTATAACTGCCACCCGGCGGAAGTTTTTATGGGTGATAGTGGGAGTCTTGCGATTGGTGGATTTATCGCATATATGGCGATTGTCTCAAGCAATGAGGTGCTACTTATTTTGATAGGCATTGTTTTTGTGTTTGAAACGCTTTCTGTGATGCTTCAAGTTGGTAGCTACAAATACCGCAACAAGCGCATTTTCCTTATGGCGCCAATCCACCATCATTTTGAAAAAAAAGGTTGGGCGGAGAATAAAATCATCGTGCGCTTTTGGATTATCTCGCTATTAGCAAATATTATCGCGCTTTTGACGCTCAAAGTCCGCTAG